Part of the Candidatus Methanogranum gryphiswaldense genome, CCCCAACTGTGTCCAAAACTGCAGATACCGCACACCCTCTCCATTACAAAGCACATTAGCTGGTAGTCGTTATGTTCTACCAATTTCTCCAGACCTCTGTGCACATACCCTATGGATGGTATGGCCCTTATCACCTTTTCATCCTCTAGTTCGAGGTCCAAGTGTATCGGCTCCGGTAACGCTGGATGCTGCGGACCGAATGGAATTATGGTTCTCTTGCCCATCATTCCACCCCCTTTTTGACTTCTGTCTTCCATGGTGTTTTAGATGAAAGCTTAAAGAAATTGCCCTTATAATCCAAAACAAGGTCCGTAAACTCAATCCCGAAAAGATCGTGCATCTCGTTCTCAAATATGAAAGCAGGCCAGAAAGAACCGCTTATACTAGGGACCGTCATATCATCTGGCACATATACTTTGTAATTGATCATTTGGAAGTCTTTGTCAAAAGAATACAGGATCTCTGTTTTTCCATCCTTTGAAGTTGCACATATCTGTACCACTCTGTATCCGTTATCCGCAAGCTCCTTCGCTTTTGCTGGAAGGTCCGAATAAGATGTCTCTGTTATCTCCTGCGCCTTCTGTGATTCGGTCATTGATCCTTCCTCCCCTTATCCTGAAGGGCTTTGCTCTTTTCTTCGAGTATTCCCAACGCCTTTACCACTCCGTCTATTATCGCTTCGGGTCTGGCGGCACATCCTGGAACATATATGTCCACGGGTATCGCCTTGTCAGTACCTCCTAGGATGTTGTAACATTTTTTGAATACACCGCCGCTATTCGCACATATGCCTATGGCCACAACCACTTTGGGATCTGGCATTTGTTCATAGATCTGTTTTACAACATCACGGTTCTGTTCATTGATAGAACCTGTGACCAACAAGATGTCTGCGTGTTTAGGATTGCCAGTATTGACAATACCGAATCTTTCAAGGTCGTACATTGGAGTGAGACAGGCCAATACCTCGATGTCACATCCATTGCAACTTGAGCCGTCGTAATGAATTACCCATGGTGATTTTGTTAAGTATGACATATTTGCACCTCCTTAGAACACCCATATCAATAGTGCCACATTGATCAATCCCAAAAGTATGGCAACTACCCAAGAACTCTTTAGTGCCATCTGCCATTTCATCCTTGCAAAACTGTTGTCTACAAATGTTTCCAAGAAGAATGAGACAACAGCGATCACTATACCTATCGCATATCCCCACCAGGTCCCATTACAGAAGAAGAGGAATACAATACCCAGAAGCATGATGTTCTCATACCAGTGAGCTATCTCCACATATGCTAAGGTCCTTCCCGAAAATTCAGTTGTGACTCCTTTTACTATATCTTGATGGGCATGATGTGACATGCTGAGGTCAAATGGCGACTTCCTGAACTTGATCGTCAATATGAATAGGAATCCGACGAATATGCCGATCATCGTGACAAATGGCATCTTGTCGCCGTTTAGAATATCCGAGACATTGAAACTTCCACATGCCAGATAGAAACCTATCATCGTAAGCAATACCATTGGCTCATAGGCCATCATCTGATAGAGCTCCCTTTCGGCACCTACCTGCGAGTAGGGAGAATTGGATGAATACGCAGCCAGAACAAGGAATATGTTCGCCAGTGTCAATGTGAACACTACAAGTAAAAGGTCACCTCCCGCGAAGAAGATGCAACCTGT contains:
- a CDS encoding NADH-quinone oxidoreductase subunit C gives rise to the protein MTESQKAQEITETSYSDLPAKAKELADNGYRVVQICATSKDGKTEILYSFDKDFQMINYKVYVPDDMTVPSISGSFWPAFIFENEMHDLFGIEFTDLVLDYKGNFFKLSSKTPWKTEVKKGVE
- a CDS encoding NADH-quinone oxidoreductase subunit B family protein, with the translated sequence MSYLTKSPWVIHYDGSSCNGCDIEVLACLTPMYDLERFGIVNTGNPKHADILLVTGSINEQNRDVVKQIYEQMPDPKVVVAIGICANSGGVFKKCYNILGGTDKAIPVDIYVPGCAARPEAIIDGVVKALGILEEKSKALQDKGRKDQ
- a CDS encoding NADH-quinone oxidoreductase subunit H — translated: MNTLYLVLMIGYLVLAPIFGCILAGLDRKVSARMQRRVGPPVIQPYYDVRKLMGKDQVTVNKVQDFYVLCFLLFVVITGCIFFAGGDLLLVVFTLTLANIFLVLAAYSSNSPYSQVGAERELYQMMAYEPMVLLTMIGFYLACGSFNVSDILNGDKMPFVTMIGIFVGFLFILTIKFRKSPFDLSMSHHAHQDIVKGVTTEFSGRTLAYVEIAHWYENIMLLGIVFLFFCNGTWWGYAIGIVIAVVSFFLETFVDNSFARMKWQMALKSSWVVAILLGLINVALLIWVF